A stretch of Carnobacteriaceae bacterium zg-C25 DNA encodes these proteins:
- a CDS encoding ISL3 family transposase — protein sequence MTYASSIHQLLSIEDKNITFNDTLVLPTVTIKDKTYRQLSGTLSYTPSCCEKCGVQNNHHTVIKYGFKTIRLLLGDINFSPLLLQLKKQRFLCKACGETFIATTTLADKNCHISHIVKRKIIDLLTEEMAMSTIAKHTFVSPHTVIRVLRRTAKTFMTHCHLPETICIDEFKSVQNCVGKMSFIFCDAQTHDIIDVLESRKQQDLIDYFLRFDASERLRVKFVVMDMYKPYIKVIQTCFPNANIIIDKFHVVQHLNRALNRLRVEIMNTYRYSRPTDYRKLKQLWQLVLKNRENLDVERFETHRLFDGLMTEKMIVDYLVDLSPQLSRVHHIINNLKFDIASNDSQQFIDDLNASKSYQLRQYVRTSLNSLMYYIDEIRLSLEYRYTNGPIEGLNNRIKNIKRSGYGYRNFYNLRARILIVNRLFKNKKTDNEEHSSLSANKVA from the coding sequence ATGACCTATGCATCTAGTATACACCAATTATTATCAATTGAGGATAAAAATATAACATTTAACGATACATTAGTATTACCCACTGTCACTATAAAAGATAAAACCTATCGACAGTTATCTGGAACTTTATCGTATACACCGTCTTGTTGCGAAAAATGTGGCGTTCAAAACAACCATCACACCGTTATAAAATACGGTTTTAAAACCATTCGTTTATTACTAGGAGATATTAACTTTTCTCCGCTGTTATTGCAGTTGAAAAAGCAACGTTTTCTATGCAAAGCCTGTGGAGAAACCTTTATCGCTACAACAACATTAGCGGATAAAAATTGCCATATCTCTCATATTGTCAAACGTAAAATAATCGACTTATTAACAGAAGAAATGGCGATGTCCACTATTGCCAAACATACTTTTGTATCACCTCATACGGTCATCAGAGTCTTACGTCGTACCGCAAAAACATTTATGACGCATTGCCATTTACCTGAAACCATTTGTATAGATGAATTTAAATCGGTTCAAAATTGTGTTGGGAAAATGAGTTTTATTTTCTGTGACGCACAGACACACGATATTATAGACGTTCTGGAAAGTCGTAAACAGCAGGATTTAATCGATTATTTTTTAAGGTTTGATGCATCAGAAAGATTACGTGTTAAATTTGTGGTAATGGATATGTATAAACCGTATATAAAAGTGATACAGACGTGTTTCCCTAACGCTAACATCATCATTGATAAATTCCATGTTGTACAACATTTAAATCGCGCATTAAATCGTTTAAGAGTAGAAATTATGAATACCTACCGTTATAGTAGACCGACAGATTATCGTAAATTGAAACAATTATGGCAATTAGTGTTAAAAAATAGAGAAAATTTAGATGTTGAACGCTTTGAAACGCATCGTTTGTTCGATGGACTGATGACAGAAAAAATGATTGTTGATTATTTAGTGGATTTGTCCCCGCAATTATCCAGAGTGCACCATATCATCAATAATTTAAAATTTGATATTGCCTCGAATGATTCTCAACAGTTTATAGATGATTTAAACGCATCTAAGTCATATCAACTACGTCAATATGTACGAACAAGTTTAAACTCACTGATGTATTATATAGATGAAATTCGCTTATCTCTAGAGTATCGCTATACAAACGGACCGATTGAAGGGCTTAATAATCGCATTAAGAATATTAAGCGTTCTGGATATGGGTATCGTAACTTTTACAATTTAAGAGCTCGAATACTTATTGTCAATCGATTGTTTAAAAATAAGAAAACCGATAACGAAGAACATTCCTCGTTATCGGCTAATAAAGTCGCTTAA
- a CDS encoding MmcQ/YjbR family DNA-binding protein, protein MRHYKIIDLTHYQINNDALKTVGFIDGVWTTPYKKIIHVIFSIDENTLTIDVMDCEMNDIYFPVYQQTIFGEFTAELIQHIDEMIQHLFLTCFIRNRMKQRLQNYIEQTFGVTPVSPFKNTEHFAYTKNGKWFCLFIELRKEGSHTVELVNVKIDPSKIETLLTYPFILPAYHMNKKHWVSIRLDDNTDFEMCCRLVKDSFNLV, encoded by the coding sequence ATGAGACATTATAAAATAATTGATTTAACGCATTATCAAATCAATAACGACGCTTTAAAAACGGTTGGTTTTATTGACGGCGTTTGGACGACACCGTATAAAAAGATAATTCATGTGATTTTCTCCATTGACGAAAATACGTTGACCATTGATGTGATGGATTGTGAAATGAACGATATTTATTTTCCTGTGTATCAGCAAACGATTTTTGGAGAGTTTACCGCTGAACTCATTCAGCATATTGATGAGATGATTCAACATCTGTTTTTGACGTGTTTTATACGTAATCGCATGAAACAACGATTGCAAAATTATATTGAGCAGACTTTTGGTGTTACGCCTGTGTCTCCTTTTAAAAATACTGAGCATTTTGCCTATACAAAAAATGGAAAATGGTTTTGTCTTTTCATTGAATTAAGAAAAGAAGGTAGCCATACCGTAGAATTGGTCAATGTCAAAATCGATCCGTCTAAAATAGAAACATTATTGACGTATCCATTTATATTACCGGCGTATCATATGAATAAAAAACATTGGGTATCTATTCGATTAGATGACAATACAGATTTTGAGATGTGTTGTCGTCTTGTTAAAGATAGCTTTAATTTGGTTTAG
- a CDS encoding TrkA family potassium uptake protein, translating to MKNIAVLGLGIFGRTIAKELSQFECDVLAIDMNEQLVEEISEYVLKTAVGDMTQLDFLEAAGVGECDVAIIATGTRLESSVLSVMHCKTLGVKQIIAKAKNESFASVLQALGVNQVITPEKKAGQQLAHQLLKNKIKEMIALDEHMTIVEFQAPTKWIGKSIIDLDIRQKYGVNLIGIKDSSGKINAKLDIHHIIEQDTSFVGIAETQLFLETDFLGEL from the coding sequence ATGAAAAATATTGCAGTATTAGGATTAGGTATTTTTGGGCGAACAATTGCAAAAGAATTGAGTCAATTTGAGTGTGACGTGTTAGCCATTGATATGAATGAGCAACTGGTCGAAGAAATATCCGAGTATGTTTTAAAAACGGCTGTCGGCGACATGACGCAATTGGATTTTTTAGAAGCGGCTGGAGTAGGCGAGTGTGATGTCGCCATTATTGCAACGGGGACACGATTGGAAAGTTCTGTTTTATCTGTTATGCATTGCAAAACGCTAGGGGTCAAACAAATTATAGCAAAAGCCAAAAATGAATCGTTTGCTTCCGTATTGCAAGCGTTAGGTGTGAATCAAGTCATTACGCCCGAAAAAAAAGCGGGGCAACAATTGGCACATCAACTGCTTAAAAACAAAATAAAAGAAATGATTGCCTTGGATGAGCATATGACGATTGTTGAATTTCAAGCGCCAACGAAATGGATTGGTAAAAGTATTATTGATTTGGATATTCGGCAAAAATACGGTGTCAATTTAATTGGTATCAAAGATAGTTCTGGTAAAATAAACGCTAAACTAGACATACATCATATCATTGAACAAGACACATCATTTGTTGGTATTGCTGAAACACAACTGTTTTTAGAAACGGACTTTTTAGGTGAATTATAA
- the eno gene encoding phosphopyruvate hydratase, translating to MPFITDIFAREVLDSRGNPTVEVEVYTESGAFGRGMVPSGASTGEYEAIELRDGDSARYLGKGVLKAVENVNNVIAEALIGFDVRDQLAIDKTMIELDGTKNKEKLGANAILGVSIAVARAAADYLDVPLYQYLGGFNAKVLPTPMMNIINGGSHSDAPIAFQEFMILPVGAPTFREGLRWGAEVFHNLAKILKKRGLATAVGDEGGFAPKFEGTEDGVETILEAIKAAGLEPGKDVFLGFDCASSEFFNKEEKVYDYTKFEGPGAAKRTSEEQVAYLEELVNKYPIITIEDGMDENDWDGWKLLTERLGKKVQLVGDDLFVTNTDILSRGIEQGIGNSILIKVNQIGSLTETFNAIQMAQKAGYTAVISHRSGETEDSTIADIAVATNAGQIKTGSLSRTDRIAKYNQLLRIEDQLSDLAEYQGLSAFYNLKK from the coding sequence ATGCCATTTATTACAGATATTTTTGCGCGTGAAGTATTAGATTCACGTGGTAACCCAACAGTTGAAGTTGAAGTATATACAGAAAGCGGAGCTTTCGGTCGCGGTATGGTACCATCTGGTGCATCTACTGGTGAATACGAAGCAATTGAATTACGTGATGGTGATTCAGCACGTTACTTAGGTAAAGGTGTATTAAAAGCTGTTGAAAATGTAAACAATGTCATTGCTGAAGCATTAATCGGTTTCGATGTACGTGACCAATTAGCGATTGACAAAACAATGATTGAATTAGACGGCACAAAAAACAAAGAAAAATTAGGTGCTAACGCAATTTTAGGTGTTTCTATCGCTGTTGCTCGTGCAGCTGCTGATTATTTAGATGTACCATTGTACCAATACTTAGGTGGATTCAACGCTAAAGTATTACCAACTCCAATGATGAACATCATTAACGGTGGTTCTCACTCAGATGCACCTATCGCATTCCAAGAATTTATGATTTTACCAGTTGGTGCACCAACTTTCCGTGAAGGTTTACGTTGGGGTGCTGAAGTATTCCACAACTTAGCAAAAATCTTGAAAAAACGTGGTTTAGCAACAGCTGTTGGTGACGAAGGTGGTTTTGCGCCTAAGTTCGAAGGAACAGAAGATGGTGTTGAAACAATTTTAGAAGCGATTAAAGCTGCTGGTTTAGAACCAGGTAAAGACGTATTCTTAGGTTTTGACTGTGCGTCATCAGAATTCTTTAACAAAGAAGAAAAAGTGTATGACTACACTAAATTTGAAGGCCCTGGTGCTGCAAAACGTACTTCTGAAGAGCAAGTTGCTTACTTAGAAGAATTAGTAAATAAATACCCAATCATCACAATCGAAGACGGTATGGACGAAAACGACTGGGACGGTTGGAAATTATTAACTGAACGTTTAGGTAAAAAAGTTCAATTAGTTGGTGACGACTTATTCGTTACAAACACTGACATTTTATCACGCGGTATTGAGCAAGGTATTGGTAACTCTATCTTAATTAAAGTTAACCAAATCGGTTCATTAACTGAAACATTTAACGCTATCCAAATGGCTCAAAAAGCTGGATACACTGCAGTTATTTCACACCGTTCAGGTGAAACAGAAGATTCAACAATTGCTGACATCGCTGTTGCAACAAACGCAGGACAAATTAAAACAGGTTCTTTATCACGTACTGACCGTATTGCAAAATACAACCAATTATTACGTATTGAAGACCAATTAAGTGATTTAGCAGAATACCAAGGTTTATCTGCATTCTACAACTTAAAAAAATAA
- a CDS encoding M42 family metallopeptidase has protein sequence MSQTLHYLESLVKIPSPTGYTYGVQNYLMETLLNMGYTPLKTAKGMVIVTVKGENDDYQRVITAHVDTLGAIVRAVKSDGRLKLDKIGGFPWNMIEGENCTIHMANHNKTTTGTILIHQTSTHVYRDAGSAERTQDNMEVRLDERVTSETETRELGIEVGDFVSFDPRYEQTETGFIKSRFLDDKVSAAILLNTLEKIQNEQLILPFTTHFAFSTNEEIGYGFNSTISEKVVEYLALDMGAIGDDQQTDEYSVSICVKDASGPYHFNFRQHLVRLAKDNGIDYRLDIYPYYGSDASAAMRAGAEVKHALIGAGIESSHSYERTHMTSIEATEQLVQIYLLSGAVTDETL, from the coding sequence ATGAGTCAAACATTACATTATTTAGAATCTTTAGTTAAAATACCTTCTCCAACAGGTTATACGTACGGTGTACAAAATTATTTAATGGAAACATTATTGAATATGGGTTACACACCTTTAAAAACAGCTAAAGGAATGGTAATTGTTACCGTTAAAGGAGAAAATGACGATTACCAACGTGTTATCACGGCACACGTTGACACATTGGGTGCTATTGTACGCGCTGTAAAATCAGACGGCAGACTGAAATTGGATAAAATAGGCGGTTTTCCATGGAATATGATCGAAGGTGAAAATTGCACAATTCATATGGCGAATCACAATAAAACCACAACGGGTACGATTTTAATCCATCAAACGAGTACACATGTTTATCGCGATGCGGGGAGTGCGGAACGGACACAAGATAATATGGAAGTTCGTCTAGACGAGCGTGTGACAAGCGAGACTGAAACACGTGAATTGGGTATTGAAGTGGGTGATTTTGTATCGTTTGATCCACGTTATGAACAGACAGAAACAGGCTTTATTAAAAGTCGTTTTTTAGATGATAAAGTGAGTGCAGCGATTTTGCTCAATACATTAGAAAAAATTCAAAATGAACAACTAATCTTACCATTTACAACGCATTTTGCCTTTTCAACAAATGAAGAAATTGGTTATGGGTTTAATTCAACCATTTCTGAAAAAGTTGTGGAATATTTAGCGCTTGATATGGGAGCGATTGGAGACGATCAGCAAACAGATGAATACTCTGTATCAATTTGTGTGAAAGATGCGTCAGGGCCATATCATTTCAATTTTAGACAACATTTAGTGCGACTAGCTAAAGATAATGGGATTGACTACCGTTTAGACATTTATCCATATTATGGAAGCGATGCTTCAGCGGCGATGAGGGCTGGTGCGGAAGTGAAACATGCTTTAATCGGTGCCGGTATTGAATCAAGTCATTCTTACGAACGTACGCACATGACGTCAATAGAAGCAACCGAGCAATTAGTACAAATTTATTTATTAAGTGGTGCCGTTACTGATGAGACATTATAA
- a CDS encoding TrkH family potassium uptake protein has translation MKLSAYQRIVFGFIVVILVGTLLLSLPISQIESSHATLLDHLFIATSMVCVTGLSTVAVASTYNFFGQFIGVCLMQIGGLGWLTIISLSVLWAKDKMALKDQFLLQEAINRQTTFKLKDFIKRLLQLTLFVESIAAIVLMFEFIPKYGIQGIWHSIFIAVSAFCNAGFDNFGASSLQLFITNPIVNFVVALLIIFGGLGFSVWYEIIDWLKLIISRNKWLFHRFRFSHHVRMVLQATFWLLFIGTIVTVICEYHNPNTLGPLSFFDKLVASFFQSATMRTAGFATVDYAQTLPTTNFVYILLMIVGGAPGGTAGGIKVTTLVVLVLLMKSIFKGHEQVEYQYRRLSMHIIKQALVILVFFMVVLLGGYFVLLITNPHLNPLSLWFESVSALATVGVSMGITSQLSLLGKLVIMLMMFIGRIGPITVLLSIGQQHSKEVKRVKTKILMG, from the coding sequence ATGAAATTATCAGCATATCAACGGATTGTATTCGGTTTTATCGTTGTGATTTTAGTAGGGACACTATTGTTATCGCTACCGATATCGCAAATTGAAAGTAGTCATGCCACGCTACTTGATCATCTTTTTATAGCGACATCAATGGTTTGTGTGACTGGATTGAGTACCGTTGCAGTTGCATCGACATATAATTTTTTCGGTCAATTCATTGGTGTGTGTTTAATGCAAATTGGTGGGTTGGGGTGGCTAACGATTATTTCTTTGAGTGTACTTTGGGCAAAAGACAAAATGGCTTTAAAAGATCAGTTTTTATTGCAAGAAGCCATCAATCGTCAAACGACATTCAAATTAAAAGATTTTATCAAACGTTTGCTACAACTAACTTTATTTGTAGAAAGTATTGCCGCTATAGTATTAATGTTTGAATTTATACCAAAATACGGTATTCAAGGTATTTGGCATAGTATTTTTATTGCTGTATCTGCCTTTTGTAATGCGGGATTTGATAATTTTGGTGCGAGTAGTTTGCAACTGTTTATTACAAATCCAATCGTCAATTTCGTTGTGGCATTATTAATTATTTTTGGTGGTCTTGGCTTTTCCGTTTGGTATGAAATTATTGATTGGTTAAAATTAATCATCTCACGTAACAAATGGTTATTTCACCGATTTCGTTTTTCGCACCATGTGCGCATGGTGCTTCAAGCAACATTTTGGTTATTGTTTATTGGAACTATAGTTACGGTTATTTGCGAATACCACAATCCAAATACGTTAGGACCGTTATCATTTTTTGATAAACTTGTTGCTTCTTTTTTTCAAAGTGCGACGATGCGTACTGCAGGATTTGCTACAGTAGACTATGCACAAACTTTACCGACAACAAATTTTGTCTATATTTTATTAATGATCGTCGGAGGTGCACCTGGTGGTACGGCTGGTGGGATTAAAGTGACCACGTTAGTTGTATTAGTGCTATTGATGAAATCGATTTTTAAAGGGCATGAACAAGTCGAATACCAATACCGACGATTGTCTATGCATATTATTAAACAAGCTCTCGTCATTTTAGTGTTTTTCATGGTGGTATTACTAGGCGGATATTTCGTATTATTAATAACTAATCCACATTTAAATCCATTGTCGCTATGGTTCGAAAGTGTGTCCGCTCTAGCTACAGTGGGTGTTTCAATGGGCATTACAAGCCAATTGAGTCTGCTAGGCAAATTAGTGATTATGTTGATGATGTTTATCGGCCGTATTGGACCAATTACTGTCCTTTTGAGTATTGGACAACAACACAGCAAAGAAGTGAAACGAGTAAAAACAAAAATTTTGATGGGATAA